The DNA region GAACAGGGCGTCGACGCATCGTCGCTGCGATCCGTGGCCGAAGCCCTCGGGATCACCCACGCGGCGCTCCGCCACTACTTCCCCAGCCGTGACGAACTGCTGCTCGCCGTCTACCGCGAGCACGAGGTGCGCGAGCAGGGGGCGCCCGACCGGTTGAAGTCGGCGATCGGGGACATGCGCGACAGTGCCTCGCGCAACCGTGCGGTGCCGGGTCTGGTGCAGCTCTACACGACGCTCGCGGCCGACGCCGTGCAGGAGGGGCACCCGGCGACGCGCGACTTCATGCGGGAACGGTTCACGCGGCTCCGGGCCGACCTGGCCGCGTTGATCGCGGCGGACCAGGCGGCGGGGCGGATCCGCAGCGACCTGGACCCGGTCGACCTCGCGAGCTTGAGCATCGCGGCGTCCGACGGGCTGCAGGTGCAGTGGTTGCTCGACCCCGAGGCGGTCGACGGCGAGAAGGTGCTGCGGTTGCTGGAGCAGATCGTGCCCGCGCCGCCGGAGTGAGCGGCGTGTGGCGTGCGCCTGCGCGGCGCGCGCTTCGTGGCCGTGCGCTTCGTGAGCAGGAATGGTCGGGTCCCCGTTCGGGACCCGACCATTCCTGCTCACCAGGTGCGGCGCGGTGCGCGACGCACGACGTGACTACGCGTTCGCGGCCTCGGCGAGGACCGC from Curtobacterium sp. MCJR17_020 includes:
- a CDS encoding TetR/AcrR family transcriptional regulator: MTHPADDDAAPPRRGGYRKGAERRTQILDEMIRMVAEQGVDASSLRSVAEALGITHAALRHYFPSRDELLLAVYREHEVREQGAPDRLKSAIGDMRDSASRNRAVPGLVQLYTTLAADAVQEGHPATRDFMRERFTRLRADLAALIAADQAAGRIRSDLDPVDLASLSIAASDGLQVQWLLDPEAVDGEKVLRLLEQIVPAPPE